In Chiroxiphia lanceolata isolate bChiLan1 chromosome 2, bChiLan1.pri, whole genome shotgun sequence, a single genomic region encodes these proteins:
- the DCHS1 gene encoding protocadherin-16 → MVWSMSFPGMEVTLTNGWFFEFLIAFLKGLKQILQRRSSHPLLCRLPAMEQMKGSAMLLLELLILGGLRAGMGSAVLGTLDLQIDEEQPAGTIIGDISAGLPPGTSAYMYFISAQEGSGVSTDLGIDENTGIIKTARVLDRETRDHYSFIAVTPEGVTVEVNIQVNDINDHAPAFPKQQSTLQIPEHTPIGSRFPLDPAFDADSGLLNTQGYVIKGGNVGQAFRLETRRGPNGVLYLDLVVSNVLDRENRSSYSLLLEAYDGGSPPRSTQMTLDVSIQDINDNAPSFNQSRYHTLISENLKPGSSILQVFASDADEGDNGDVIYEINRRQSDPDQYFTIDARTGVIKLNKGLDYEVRKVHELVVQARDKAVHPEVTTAFVTIHVRDYNDNQPTMTIIFLSEDGSPQISEGAQPGQYVARISVSDPDYGEYSNVNVTLEGGDGKFALTTKDNIIYLICVDQLLDREERDSYDLRVTATDSGTPPLRAESTFVLQVMDVNDNPPLFDQQEYKQSIPEVVYPGSFVLQVTARDKDQGPNGEVRYSIVHGHDTHSSWFAIDPATGIITTAAPLDYEKDPQPQLTVLATDRGTPALSSSAVVHVALQDVNDNEPVFRSNFYNVSLKENTPVGTCFLQVTATDADSGTFGSLSYSIGSGIGSVVPTQFSIDKHSGQLCTEQPLDRDEGTSAYDFTITAVDGGGLNSMVYVKVFLEDTNDNRPVFYPLEYAASISTQSMPGTAVLRVTANDKDEGLNGRVTYRIVLGNSPPLFSLNKDTGVISLSWSLSGKANTLVQLVISAQDGGGLQAHPNARVNISIVEGTVSPPVFEQAQYFFTVPEDTSQGTSVGAVQAHNPPGHADDIFYSISSGDPHGYFSIDSASGQLRTSMPLDHESQAVLILDVQARSGSPPAYSNTRVKISVSDVNDNVPAFPSPSDSILLPEATEPGTTVYTVQAEDRDSGANGQVTFELVSGGEGTFSVERTSGAVRLLGALQFEASSAYTLAIVARDSGVPQLSSTFTLLVHVQAEDDNGPIFDTLTYRVEVQEGVPVSTRFLQVRALAHDVEPTALTYHLRADGDAASFGIMPESGWLYVKSALDREMRDLYVLTVLASVGGSGAAGDARKTGTSTVRISITDENDNSPRLSEERYFFTVPENQAPGSSVGRVTASDRDAGQNSRLTYRLLQHDPNFLIHTQTGEVSTKHSLDREQQSSFQLLVIVQDGGAPPRSATGTIYVTVLDENDNAPAFLHVGSGQELPVQVLEEKPSGLLVASLQAKDPDEGENGTIIYSLIGAWAERFTLHVATGELRTATALRRADRAEYIFTVTASDRGAVPRSTSAIVRVQVLPSSRVLPRPDATMLTLHPLEGVKPGSVIGSVAPPDAPARGQLTYTVVGGGGDGTFVVDSVTGEIYAARELDYEAGARHVLQVSAEDTQHGYPSSRLVLVQIHVQDCNDQAPTFPEDPITIVVPENTQAGSSIFTFQALDGDGVGPNSQVRYALLHLEPAGAPFQLDSRSGQLTLRQGLDREAAASFLLVVEATDQARNISQRRSAAVTARVFVTDENDNTPVFLSPATVSIMEDQPTGFVALHVVAQDSDLGENGRVSYSLRAGNGDGRFHLSPSTGALSIVRALNREEVAQHNLTVVAMDHGFPRRSATQLLTVLVLDVNDEAPAFEKPEYEAHIMENLPAGSPVLQVLATDRDLGANGQVSYGGLSGGPFSIHPQTGLIVTTRPLDREEQEQHVLTVYARDAGLPPSLAKATVRITVGDENDHAPQLESESCSVEVPENQSHVALYTLRATDPDGGENGRLEYRVADGDPGQDFSLDPISGVLSTARALDREQVASYSLTVVVQDHGSPPRSATMSVTVQVLDLNDNAPSFAQATYAVEVPEDLPVGALVLQLVAEDPDEGTNGQVSYYLGNESLGMFQVEPQSGRIRSTQVLDRERQPSYSFLAKAVDSAPWEPKSTAVRVTVTVRDVNDHAPAFLHSPLAVNLSRHTPLKQVVATMRAEDRDAGANASILYRLATPSSAFAINSYTGDIQLLQPLGSLSQRQRTLFVLATDLGQPALSSTGVVVIHVQEEPYRGLRFPRGTSDVVLAENAAPGTAVASVQAVHTGGSSGRITYSIVSGNERNTFLIQPSSGAISVQDSSSLDFEASPRLRLVIQAETVASFGFMAINLNLQDVNDNLPRFQLQNYVAFIWESQSYDSPVIQVLADDLDQGANGQVTYAINQSLPMPGLYHIDPQTGTITTTAILDREIWSQTRLVVTAMDRGTPPLVGSATLTVVVMDVNDNSPTIPVPWEVHVPENTLLGTQIAQLTGNDVDSGPALSYTLLLEGDAVGTFGVLRYGGRIALTGPLDHERRSRYTLTLRASDTRHETEANLTVLVDDVNDNVPTFTQSFYQVLLPEHTPAGSVILTVSATDSDSGSNGDVTFRLAVPSSDVAIDPSNGTLFTTRQMEFDASQPTLDLVVEAHDHGSPSLSSWATVQLQVLDVNDHSPRFQEPHYNTSVPEDLRPGTTVLTLEAGDADLSRENAGFDYTIVSGNGGNAFQVESRVAWAEGQLRTQGALVLVEPLDFETIPVYNLTVAASDRGLPQRSATVPVLIAVRDVNDNPPVFARAEYRAAVSEAAPPGTELLRVAAHDADSGPRGHVHYTISSGNQHGLFHLHETTGALSLVRPLDREAQTMHTLVVRATDTPGGHFALVPVAIEVKDVNDNKPYFPVEVLSASIRENLPPGTLVTTLRAVDADTGAFGELRYTVLEQAVGDPATGDGRDAFAVNRSSGELRSRLTFDYERAKAFQLLVRATDAGNASATVTVRVLVTGEDEYDPIFLSPSFNFEVPEGARKGQSIGRVLATDEDEGADGVVLYALAKPSPYFAVNQTTGTIYLRVDSQPQGGAGRAKREPREMSLEVQARSPLPASRVASTQVTIDVTHTSFGLAPDLNLLLVAVAASLGVVVVLAAVAIVLALVRSRQRQGRKKAEGDGVLARTQSGSLQKLGREEPALPGAEHIYHQALPGYGAEPAGSYTRGGSLDPSHSSGRGSAEAAEDDEIRMINEYPRVASITASMQEHIAARGPDSGIQQDADQLSDISCEPAALESAQWFKSKKGSGLLLPGPPLQLYREDGGGSAFLGVRCGLSVSSQPQDYAFPEDGKPSVDGSLTAIVASDEELRGSYNWDYLLNWCPQFQPLASVFTEIARLKDESSLRKPFQAKPKAEPKPRIDPPPLITSVAHPGAKSVPPKPPPGRTFPHLSSLRRSPISHEGSISSSAMSPSFSPSLSPLAARSPMVSPFGISQGPSASTISAEHSLEPPEEAELRI, encoded by the exons GATTAAAGCAAATACTGCAAAGGAGATCAAGCCACCCTCTGCTCTGCCGGTTGCCAGCCATGGAGCAGATGAAAGGGTCAGCCATGcttctgctggagctgctcattCTTGGGGGCCTGAGAGCAGGGATGGGCTCTGCTGTCCTGGGCACCCTGGATCTACAAATAGATGAAGAACAGCCAGCTGGCACCATCATTGGGGACATCAGTGCTGGCCTGCCCCCTGGAACTAGTGCCTACATGTATTTCATCTCGGCACAGGAGGGCAGCGGTGTCTCCACTGACTTGGGGATAGATGAGAACACGGGGATCATCAAAACAGCTCGTGTCCTGGACCGTGAGACTCGGGACCACTACAGCTTCATTGCTGTCACCCCGGAGGGAGTCACGGTAGAAGTGAACATCCAAGTGAATGACATCAATGACCACgctccagcctttcccaaaCAGCAGAGCACCCTCCAGATCCCAGAGCACACACCCATTGGCAGTAGGTTTCCCTTGGACCCAGCCTTTGATGCTGACAGTGGCCTCCTGAACACACAAGGCTATGTGATTAAGGGCGGGAACGTGGGGCAGGCCTTCCGCCTGGAAACACGTCGAGGACCCAACGGGGTCCTGTATTTGGACCTGGTGGTCAGCAATGTTCTGGACCGGGAGAATCGTTCATCGTACTCGCTGCTGTTGGAAGCCTATGATGGTGGTTCTCCTCCCCGGAGCACTCAGATGACGCTGGATGTGTCCATCCAGGACATCAATGACAATGCTCCCAGCTTCAACCAGAGCCGCTATCATACACTGATCTCAGAGAATCTGAAACctggcagcagcatcctgcaAGTCTTTGCCTCTGATGCAGACGAAGGTGACAATGGGGATGTGATTTATGAGATCAACCGGCGGCAGAGCGATCCTGACCAGTACTTCACCATTGATGCCCGGACTGGAGTCATCAAGCTCAACAAGGGTCTGGACTATGAAGTGAGGAAGGTGCATGAGCTGGTGGTGCAGGCAAGGGATAAGGCTGTCCATCCTGAGGTCACCACAGCCTTTGTCACTATTCATGTGCGTGACTACAATGACAACCAGCCCACCATGACTATCATCTTCCTGAGTGAGGATGGCTCCCCACAGATCTCCGAGGGAGCCCAGCCCGGACAGTATGTGGCTCGCATCTCTGTTTCTGACCCAGACTATGGAGAGTACTCCAATGTCAATGTTAcactggagggaggggatggcAAGTTTGCCCTCACTACTAAGGATAACATCATCTATCTGATCTGTGTGGACCAACTTCTGGATCGGGAAGAAAGAGACTCCTATGATCTGCGGGTGACAGCTACTGACTCAGGAACACCCCCACTTCGGGCAGAATCGACCTTTGTGTTGCAGGTGATGGATGTCAATGACAACCCCCCACTCTTTGACCAGCAGGAGTACAAGCAGAGCATCCCCGAGGTGGTGTACCCAGGCAGCTTTGTCCTGCAGGTGACGGCCCGTGACAAGGACCAGGGTCCCAACGGGGAGGTGCGGTACAGTATCGTGCATGGCCACGACACCCACTCCAGCTGGTTTGCCATCGACCCTGCCACTGGCATTATCACCACCGCTGCCCCATTGGATTACGAGAAGGACCCTCAGCCTCAGCTGACTGTGCTGGCCACAGACCGGGGAACTCCTGCCCTCTCTTCCTCAGCGGTGGTGCACGTGGCCTTGCAGGACGTCAATGACAACGAGCCGGTGTTCAGGAGTAACTTTTACAATGTATCCCTGAAAGAGAACACCCCTGTTGGGACCTGCTTCTTGCAG GTGACAGCCACAGATGCAGACAGTGGCACGTTTGGCTCTCTTTCCTACTCCATTGGCTCCGGCATCGGCAGCGTTGTCCCCACGCAGTTCAGCATTGACAAGCACTCGGGGCAGCTGTGCACGGAGCAGCCCCTGGACCGCGACGAGGGCACGTCTGCCTACGACTTCACCATCACTGCTGTGGATGGG GGCGGCCTGAACTCCATGGTGTACGTGAAAGTGTTCCTGGAGGACACAAATGACAACCGGCCAGTGTTTTACCCGCTGGAGTACGCCGCCAGCATCAGCACACAGAGCATGCCAGGGACAGCTGTGCTGCGTGTCACTGCTAACGACAAGGATGAGGGGCTGAACGGGAGAGTGACCTACCGCATTGTCCTGGGAAACTCGCCCCCGCTCTTCTCCCTCAACAAGGACACAG GTGTCATCTCCCTGTCATGGTCCCTGAGCGGCAAAGCCAACACCCTGGTGCAGCTGGTGATCTCTGCGCAGGACGGGGGGGGGTTGCAGGCACATCCAAACGCCCGGGTGAACATCAGCATCGTGGAGGGCACAGTCTCACCTCCTGTCTTTGAGCAAGCTCAGTACTTCTTCACTGTGCCCGAGGACACGTCGCAGGGCACCAGCGTGGGGGCTGTCCAGGCCCACAACCCGCCAG GTCATGCTGATGACATCTTCTATTCCATCTCCTCGGGGGATCCTCATGGCTACTTCTCCATTGATTCGGCCTCGGGGCAGCTCCGCACCAGCATGCCTCTGGATCACGAGTCCCAGGCAGTCCTCATCCTGGATGTCCAGGCCCGAAGCGGTTCACCCCCTGCCTACAGCAACACACGCGTGAAGATCTCTGTGTCAGACGTGAATGACAATGTGCCGGCATTCCCAAGCCCCTCCGactccatcctgctgccagAGGCCACAGAACCTGGGACTACAGTCTACACCGTGCAGGCCGAGGACCGTGACAGCGGTGCCAACGGCCAGGTGACCTTCGAGCTGGTGTCAGGGGGTGAGGGCACCTTCAGCGTGGAACGCACCTCGGGGGCGGTGCGGCTCCTTGGGGCCCTGCAGTTTGAGGCCAGCTCAGCCTACACCTTGGCCATCGTGGCCCGGGACAGCGGCgtcccacagctcagctccacCTTCACGCTGCTGGTGCACGTGCAAGCCGAGGATGACAACGGGCCCATCTTTGACACTCTCACCTACCGCGTGGAGGTGCAGGAAGGTGTCCCCGTCTCCACCCGTTTCCTGCAGGTGAGGGCCCTGGCACACGATGTGGAACCCACAGCCCTTACCTACCACCTGCGTGCAGACGGGGACGCTGCCAGCTTCGGCATCATGCCCGAGAGCGGCTGGCTGTATGTCAAAAGCGCCCTGGACCGGGAGATGCGGGACCTGTACGTGCTGACGGTGCTGGCCTCAGTGGGAGGCAGTGGGGCTGCGGGGGACGCCCGGAAAACTGGCACCAGCACCGTGCGAATCAGCATCACTGATGAGAACGACAACAGCCCTCGGCTGAGCGAGGAGCGGTACTTCTTCACCGTGCCTGAGAACcaggctcctggcagcagcGTGGGGAGGGTGACGGCCAGCGACCGGGACGCGGGGCAGAACAGCCGGCTCACCTACCGCCTGCTCCAGCACGATCCCAACTTCCTTATCCACACACAGACAG GAGAGGTCAGCACCAAGCACAGCCTGGACCGGGAACAGCAGTCCAGCTTCCAGCTCCTGGTGATCGTGCAGGATGGGGGAGCACCACCCCGCAGTGCCACCGGAACCATCTATGTCACCGTGCTGGATGAGAATGACAATGCTCCTGCTTTCCTCCACGTGGGCAGTGGTCAGGAGCTGCCCGTGCAG gtgctggaagAGAAGCCGTCGGGACTTCTGGTCGCCTCCCTGCAGGCCAAGGACCCCGACGAGGGGGAGAATGGGACCATCATCTACTCACTGATAG GAGCCTGGGCAGAGCGTTTCACCCTGCACGTGGCTACTGGAGAGCTGCGGACGGCCACGGCTCTGCGCCGGGCTGACCGTGCCGAGTACATCTTCACTGTGACAGCCAGCGACCGCGGCGCGGTGCCTCGCAGCACGTCAGCCATCGTTCGTGTCCAG GTGCTGCCATCCTCCCGTGTGCTGCCACGGCCTGATGCCACCATGCTGACCCTGCACCCTCTCGAGGGGGTCAAGCCGGGGTCTGTGATTGGCTCGGTGGCCCCCCCGGATGCCCCTGCGCGAGGACAGCTGACCTACACGGTGGTAGGAGGTGGTGGGGACGGCACCTTTGTGGTTGACAGTGTGACAGGGGAGATTTATGCTGCCCGGGAGCTGGACTATGAAGCTGGGGCACGGCATGTGCTCCAGGTGAGTGCCGAGGACACGCAGCATGGCTATCCCTCCAGCCGGCTGGTGCTGGTCCAGATCCATGTGCAGGACTGCAACGACCAGGCGCCCACCTTCCCTGAAGACCCTATCACCATTGTGGTGCCAGAGAATACCCAGGCCGGCTCCTCCATCTTCACCTTCCAGGCACTGGATGGGGATGGGGTAGGCCCCAACAGCCAGGTGCGCTACGCCCTGCTGCACCTGGAGCCCGCTGGGGCCCCCTTCCAGCTCGACAGCCGCTCGGGGCAGCTGACCCTGCGCCAGGGCCTCGACCGGGAGGCTGCTGCCTCCTTCCTGCTGGTGGTGGAGGCCACGGACCAGGCCCGCAACATCAGCCAGCGCCGCTCAGCCGCCGTCACCGCCCGCGTGTTTGTGACTGATGAGAATGACAACACGCCTGTCTTCCTCTCCCCGGCCACTGTCAGCATCATGGAGGACCAGCCCACGGGCTTCGTGGCGCTGCACGTGGTGGCCCAGGACAGCGATCTGGGAGAGAATGGACGTGTGAGCTACTCCTTGCGAGCAGGCAATGGTGACGGCCGCTTCCACCTCAGTCCCAGCACTG GTGCACTCTCCATCGTGCGAGCCCTGAATCGGGAGGAAGTGGCGCAGCACAACCTGACGGTGGTGGCCATGGACCATGGCTTCCCACGCCGCTCCGCCACACAGCTGCTGACCGTGCTGGTGCTGGACGTCAACGATGAGGCTCCTGCCTTTGAGAAACCTGAGTACGAAGCCCACATCATGGAGAACCTGCCAGCAGGCAGTCCggtgctgcaggtgctggcCACGGACCGGGATCTGG gTGCCAACGGGCAGGTGTCCTATGGGGGTCTCTCTGGGGGGCCGTTCTCCATCCACCCACAGACAGGGCTCATTGTGACCACGCGTCCTCTAGAccgggaggagcaggagcagcatgTGCTGACGG TGTACGCGCGGGACGCCGGCCTGCCCCCCAGCCTCGCCAAGGCCACCGTGCGGATCACAGTGGGGGATGAGAATGACCATGCACCGCAGCTGGAGAGCGAGTCCTGCTCTGTGGAGGTCCCCGAGAACCAGAGCCACGTAGCACTCTACACCCTGCGGGCCACCGATCCCGACGGGGGAGAGAACGGGCGCTTGGAATACAGGGTGGCAG ATGGAGACCCTGGGCAGGATTTCAGCCTAGACCCCATCTCTGGTGTCCTCTCCACTGCACGTGCCCTCGACCGGGAGCAAGTTGCTTCCTACAGCCTCACTGTGGTGGTGCAGGACCACGGCTCCCCCCCACGCAGTGCCACCATGTCAGTGACTGTGCAGGTGTTGGACCTCAATGACAACGCACCCAGTTTTGCTCAGGCCACCTACGCGGTGGAGGTGCCAGAGGACTTGCCAGTCGGtgccctggtgctgcagctggtggCCGAGGACCCGGATGAGGGCACCAATGGGCAGGTCTCCTACTACCTGGGCAATGAGTCACTGGGCATGTTCCAGGTGGAGCCACAGAGCGGGCGCATCCGGAGCACCCAGGTGCTGGACCGGGAGCGCCAGCCCAGCTACAGCTTCCTGGCCAAGGCGGTGGACTCAGCACCATGGGAGCCCAAGAGCACGGCCGTGCGTGTCACCGTCACAGTGCGAGACGTCAACGACCACGCCCCGGCCTTCCTGCACAGCCCGCTTGCTGTCAACCTGTCCCGCCACACGCCGCTCAAACAGGTGGTGGCCACGATGAGGGCCGAGGACAGGGACGCAGGTGCCAATGCCTCCATCCTGTACCGACTCgccacccccagctctgccttcgCCATCAACTCCTACACGGGGGacatccagctgctgcagcctctgggcTCGCTCAGCCAGCGCCAGCGGACACTCTTTGTCCTGGCCACGGACCTGGGGCAGCCGGCGCTCTCCTCCACTGGGGTGGTGGTGATCCATGTGCAGGAGGAGCCATACCGGGGGCTGCGCTTTCCCCGTGGCACCAGCGATGTGGTCCTGGCCGAAAATGCCGCCCCAG gcactgcagtgGCGAGTGTCCAAGCTGTGCACACGGGGGGCTCCTCGGGGCGCATCACCTACAGCATTGTCAGCGGCAATGAGAGGAACACCTTCCTTATCCAGCCTAGCTCAG gTGCCATCTCGGTGCAGGACTCCAGCAGTCTGGACTTCGAGGCCAGCCCTCGGCTGCGCCTGGTGATCCAGGCAGAGACCGTGGCTTCCTTTGGCTTTATGGCCATAAACCTCAACCTCCAGGACGTGAACGACAACCTGCCCCGCTTCCAGCTGCAGAACTACGTGGCGTTCATCTGGGAGTCACAGAGCTATGACTCACCTGTCATCCAG GTGCTGGCAGATGACCTGGACCAGGGAGCAAATGGGCAGGTGACGTATGCCATCAACCAGTCCCTGCCAATGCCAGGCTTGTACCACATCGACCCTCAGACCGGCACCATCACCACCACTGCCATCCTGGACAGGGAGATCTGGTCCCAGACCCG TTTGGTGGTGACGGCGATGGATCGAGGGACGCCACCACTCGTGGGCTCAGCCACGCTGACCGTGGTGGTGATGGACGTCAATGACAACAGCCCCACCATCCCGGTCCCCTGGGAAGtccatgtccctgaga aCACGCTGCTGGGCACCCAGATAGCCCAGCTGACTGGGAACGACGTGGACTCGGGCCCTGCACTCTCCTACacgctgctgctggagggggacGCGGTGGGCACCTTCGGGGTGCTGCGCTATGGGGGCCGCATTGCCCTGACGGGGCCGCTGGACCACGAGCGGCGCAGCCGCTACACCCTCACTCTGCGCGCCTCCGACACACGCCACGAGACCGAGGCGAACCTCACCGTCCTCGTGGACGACGTGAACGACAACGTGCCCACCTTCACCCAGAGTTTCTATCAG gtgctgctgccagagcacaCACCTGCTGGCAGCGTTATTCTCACCGTGAGCGCAACTGACTCCGACTCAGGGAGCAACGGGGATGTCACCTTCcgcctggctgtgcccagctctgatGTCGCCATTGACCCCAGCAATG GGACCCTCTTCACCACCCGGCAGATGGAGTTCGATGCTAGCCAGCCCACCCTGGATCTGGTGGTGGAGGCCCATGACCATggctctcccagcctctcaTCCTGGGCCACAGtgcagctccaggtgctggatgTGAATGACCACAGCCCCCGCTTCCAGGAGCCACATTACAACACCAGCGTCCCCGAGGACCTGCGCCCGGGCACCACTGTGCTGACACTGGAGGCGGGTGATGCCGACCTCTCCCGGGAGAACGCTGGCTTCGACTACACCATCGTCAGCGGAAACGGTGGCAACGCCTTCCAGGTGGAGAGCCGGGTGGCCTGGGCCGAGGGGCAGCTCCGTACACAGGGAGCCCTGGTGCTTGTGGAGCCCCTGGACTTCGAGACCATCCCGGTGTACAACCTGACCGTGGCGGCCTCAGACCGGGGCCTGCCACAGCGCAGCGCCACTGTGCCCGTGCTCATCGCCGTGCGGGACGTCAATGACAACCCGCCCGTGTTTGCCCGGGCCGAGTATCGCGCGGCCGTCAGCGAGGCCGCGCCACCCGGCACCGAGCTGCTGCGTGTGGCGGCCCACGATGCTGACTCGGGGCCGCGGGGCCACGTACACTACACCATCAGCTCAGGCAACCAGCACGGGCTGTTCCATCTGCATGAGACCACAGGGGCCCTGAGCCTGGTGCGGCCGCTGGACCGGGAGGCCCAGACCATGCACACACTGGTGGTGCGGGCCACGGACACACCGGGTGGGCACTTCGCACTGGTCCCCGTGGCCATCGAGGTGAAGGACGTCAATGACAACAAGCCATACTTCCCGGTAGAGGTGCTGAGCGCCAGCATCCGGGAGAACCTGCCACCCGGCACGCTGGTCACCACGCTGCGCGCTGTCGACGCCGACACCGGCGCCTTCGGGGAGCTGCGGTacacagtgctggagcaggcagtgGGGGACCCTGCCACGGGGGATGGCCGGGACGCCTTTGCCGTCAACAGGAGCTCTGGGGAGCTGCGCTCCCGCCTCACCTTTGACTACGAGCGAGCCAAAGCCTTCCAGCTCCTGGTTCGAGCCACTGATGCCGGCAATGCCTCGGCCACGGTGACCGTGCGGGTGCTGGTGACGGGGGAAGATGAGTATGATCCCATTTTCCTGAGCCCCTCTTTCAACTTTGAGGTGCCTGAGGGCGCGCGCAAAGGGCAGAGCATTGGGCGTGTGCTGGCCACGGATGAGGATGAGGGGGCTGACGGCGTCGTGCTGTATGCCCTGGCAAAGCCCTCACCGTACTTTGCCGTCAACCAGACCACGGGCACCATCTACCTGCGCGTGGACAGCCAGCCCCAGGGCGGGGCAGGGCGTGCCAAGAGGGAGCCGCGGGAGATGAGCCTGGAGGTGCAGGCACGCAGCCCTCTGCCCGCCTCCCGCGTGGCCTCCACACAAGTCACCATCGATGTCACGCACACCTCCTTTGGCCTGGCACCTGACCTcaacctgctgctggtggccGTGGCCGCCTCGCTGGGTGTTGTGGTGGTACTGGCCGCCGTGGCTATCGTGCTGGCACTGGTGCGCTCCCGGCAGCGCCAGGGCCGCAAGAAGGCGGAGGGGGACGGAGTTCTGGCTCGCACGCAGAGCGGGTCCCTGCAGAAACTGGGCCGTGAGGAGCCAGCGCTGCCCGGGGCTGAGCACATCTACcaccaggcactgccagggtACGGGGCTGAGCCGGCAGGGTCCTACACACGAGGTGGCTCGCTGGACCCCTCACACTCCAGCGGCCGCGGCTCTGCTGAAGCCGCTGAGGACGACGAGATCCGGATGATCAACGAGTACCCGCGCGTGGCCAGCATCACGGCCTCTATGCAGGAGCACATCGCTGCCCGCGGCCCGGACTCCGGCATCCAGCAGGATGCCGACCAGCTCTCCGACATCTCCTGTGAGCCGGCTGCACTGGAGAGCGCCCAGTGGTTCAAGAGCAAGAAGggctctgggctgctgctgccgggGCCACCCTTACAGCTGTATCGCGAGGATGGGGGGGGCAGCGCCTTCCTGGGTGTCCGCTGTGGCC